The genomic segment gacaataaaacactaaacaatccaattaaaaatggggtacagaattaAACAGAATTCACAGTAGAGGAATGTCAATTGACCAAAGGACATTTAAGTAATTCCTCAACATCCtaaatcatcaggaaaatgcaaatcaaaacaaatctgagatactctcttacacatgtcagaatggctaagataaaaaaatattgagaatagcttatgctggagaggatgtggagtaaggggaacactcctccattgctgatggagtacaaacttgtacaatcactttggaaatttGTATggtattttctcagaaaatttggaattagtctacctcaagaccagcAATACCTCTTCTGTGCATATACCCCCaaaatactcaatcataccacaaggacacttgctcaacaatgttcatagcactattattcataatagccagaaggTGAAAgatcctagatgcccctcaactgaagaatggataaagaaaatgtggttcatttacacaatggagtattactcagctgtaaaaaaaaatgacatcatgaagtttgcaggcaaatagatggaattaggaaaaaaacatcctgagtgaggtaacccagagccagaaagacaataatggtatgtactcactcctaagtgaaTATTAGACGTGAAGCTAAGGATAACCAGAACACAATCCACAGCTccaaagaagctaggtaacaaagaagaccttaagagggacacatggatcactctgggaaggggaattagatgagatctcttgggtaaactggtgggggggggaggtggtggtAAAGGAGAGAGAATTGGAGATGAGAACGTGAGGGAATGGTATGTTCAAGTGGAGAGAGGgtcagagtgggagagcaatgaaagagagatcttgatagagagagccactatggggttagggagaaacctggtgctagggaaattcccaagaatctgcaaggatgaccacagctaagactccctgcaatagaagagagggtgcctggaTGGCTTTCTCCTGTAATcggattggtgactaccccagcTATCACCATAGAttctttatccagtaactgatggaaccagatccagagatccacaactaagcattaggctgagctccaggaatccaactgaagagaaggaggagcgaATATACGAGCAagggagtcaagatcatgatggaaaaaTCTATGGAAACAGCTGAGCCAAGTTAGTAGAAATTCATGAACTCTAGACAACAGCAGTGGAGCTTCcgtgggactgaactaggccctccatatttAGGAGACAGTGGAGAAGCTTGGACTGAGAGGCCCCTGGCAGTAGAACAAGGATCTTTCCTTAGTGTGTGAGCTAGCttgttagagcccattccctatggtgggatgtcatGCTCAGCTTTGATGCAGAGGAGACAGGCTTGGTCCTgctccaacttaatgtgccagactttgatgACTCCTCATGGAATCTCTTACCCACtgtgaggaatggatggggggggTAGTCTGAAGAGGAGgtgagggggaaaggaggagaagttGGGGAAAAAACtgtagttggaatgtaaaataaaattttaaaaaaatattaaaaaaagaaaatttatttatgcTAGGTCCATATAGTCACtcatttaataaatgaatatttattgagaaatatatatcacatatatagcTATTTATATATAATTCCATGGCAAATGTTATGAAGGGATAAAGAGAAATTCCCAATTTGGGAAGGCAGGCAGAATACTACGAAATACCAACTGTATGTGTGAATCACTTCTGTGTTGATAGTGTTTGGGGCATCCTAGAAGTACTATTTCTTGAGTGATGACATTGGGTGATTTCATGGTCTCTTAATTGGTCTGATGGTCTTTTTGCTGTCAAATGAGAAAAGTTTGTCCTTATTAAGTGGTGGAGAGGTCTCTGCTGTATGGGCACAAGATTTCTTTATTTGACGTCACCAGATACCTATGTGACTCAATCAGTATTTTCCTACTGACTTCCTAAGAACTATAACTCTTAACTTTTAGGATAAACTTTAAACtattctagaaaatgaaaagcagaaatgtCTACTTGTGAGAAAGAAAGCTTATAGGTTCTCTTAAACAgcatcaattttatattttataatatatttgtattttatgaacAAAAAACACAACAGTGCTGTTCcccttatttatatatttaaacaacCCCAAGTTATTATAAAAGAATGATATTTACCTTATTTCATCCTTTGCATCCCTTGTGACGACTCACCTCGCTCCTGATTTCGGTGACGTTTCCAGTATAATAAGATTGAGATCAAGACCAGAAGAATCACCAGAGAAACGATGCTTAGCAACAGTGGAACTGAAAACCAAAATCCTGCGGGGAGTGAGGGGAGAATGGGAAAGGGGACTCAGAAGAGGAGGCCACAGAGGCAAAAAGTGAAGAAAGCCACAAAGCCACAAGTACGATCACTTTCAATGACAACTGAACTCTCACCTAAAATTATCCTAAAATACAGACCTAGTTACAGCCTCATAGAATTTGTGAAACATTTAGATATTAGTGACAGACCACATATTTCATGCAGTTACATATAATAAGATCTTTGCCAGTGCCTCCTAACATAGTCCAGAAAACATTCCCGGGGTTAAATGTTATTAATATCTAACAGACTTCAAAAGGCTACCACTCCTAACCTGGGAGACTAACTGAGCTTAATACCAGGGTAGAAAATGTAAGAGCCAAGGCTTAGTCAAATCATTTTGCCTCCAAAACTCATATTCTTTGCTATAGGTTACACTAAGGTGACAggttcattaaagaaaaatttaaatatactagGAGATATAAAGGGGAGATTATGAATCCCATGATGCCAATCATTGGAAGCAATTCATTCAATGTTTTATTGCATTTCTTCCAATCTATGTCCTCATTACTAAATCTTTTTCCAGCAGTGCCCAATGGAGCAAAACACTAGCTCCTTGGTGTTGATAACACAAAGGGAAAGGAAGCATCGTACACCTTCTCTATAATAGATTTTTCATAACTGAACTCAAAGCCTTTGGGTTTGTCCCGTTTCCTTGGTTTCTAGAGCTGCATACCGTGCTCTTGGCATCATCAATACATGTTCCAGGGAATAAACAAACACTCTGCAAACAAGAGCAAACATTTCATGTAGGTCAAACTCAGAATTCTTGGAAAAGAACTAATTTTCCTATTCAAGTTCTTGTTTCTCAAGACATTGCTCTTGGCCTTGGCTGATCCTGAAGCTCTCTTCATGAAAGTCCAAATGCAGCTCACAAGGCCCTTTGCCCAAAAGGTAACTAAATACCCAATTTCAAACTAGCCTTGAGTTTTTAGAGATCCCAGATACTACCATAGGAGCTACTTCCCGGAGGCCACTGCGCAAGAAGATGACATGGACAGCTCTTCTAGGCTGTAGTGATTGAAACACGCCCTGCACAGTTGCCATCATTTTAGGATGCTTACTACTGTGTGTCACTCCAGAGTTAATGCCTTAAAActacagagagaaagcaaagcaatGTTTGTCAAGCTCCTCACTCTGAAACCAAGCCCTCTGTAGTCACTTACACACAGTCCTCACTCCTGGCATCCATGAGTCCCAGAAAGGATTTGGAAAGAATTGTCTGAGAGAATAGAAAACCATAGGAATGGTGAGCAATTTCTCTTAAAAGACGAATGACCTTCAGACAGGGCCTTTCTCAGTAAAGATTATCCAAAGATTTCATCACAGACATGGGGTTTTCCAGGAAACCTTCCTAACTCTCCAGAATGATCTGAGGACCCATATCCTTCACCTCTGGTACTTTCATGGTCTACCATGGCTTTCTTACCACAGTATTGAACACACGGTTTTGTGATTGCCTAGATAGTAGTTCCACGTTGATGGTTATCAGCTATAAGTGTGTAAATCAATACGCTGTTTTCCTATCTTTTCTTGCTGGCAATTTTACTTCCTGAAACTTCAGTTAGCTGTTAGGTCatccaaaattatatatattttaaaaaatcccagaAAGGAACAATTCACAAATTTTAGCTCATGGGCTATTCTGAGGAGTGTGACCACATCCCACATGATCTCCTCCTACCCCACAAAGCACGTGAATTGCCCAGTGTATCCACACTGTGTATTGTATGCTGCTTCTCTTGGTCATGGAGTAGTTGCCTTGATTTTCAGatcaacttctttttttcccactgcATGCTTatattcaatgtttttttttttttcttaaagggattttaaatacaaatgtttACTAAAGCAGATTGCTGTaattgtattttcttgattggtgttTGTTGTTTAATCTTTTACCATGCGTAATTAGAGAGTCAACTTAATTATagtggtgtgcgtgcgtgcgtgcgtgcgtgcgtgtgtgcgtgtgtgtgtgtgtaaaacatactGCTCAATACTCTCTGCAGCTTCATGCTACTGAGGCCTGTGAATGTCACCTCTTCGGATGGGAAGACTACAGAGAAACTTGCTTTATTTGCTCCCTCAACTCTTGCTACACTTGCCTCGTTCTCTCTCAACTATGTCCTTTGCTGAGCAGTTGAAAGTCTCTGAAGACCATGACCCTCTTCTAGGTGCACAAACATAGAAGCACCAGTCTCCCTTGCCCCCCCCCTCTTACCTTTGTCCAAAGTCTGCTTGTAGTCAATCACAGTGCCCAGGTGTAAAACCTGGCAGATCACCTCCTTCCCAATCTGATTCTTGGGGTCTTTGACCCGGAGAATGCTGGTGACAGACGTAGTCCCATTTGGGTGGAAATGACTCTCAGTACTATTCTCAATTCCTGTCCCAGTGCCCTTCCAGGCAATGGCAGGGGCTGGGCGGGCAGTCGCAGAGCAAGTGATGTTTAGGTGGTCTTCAAAATAGCTGTAGTGAAGGAATACTATGGGCTGTactgggacaaaagaaaaaaacgcATGGCCTGCCATCAGTTAAGCCCCTCACGTGGGTCCTGCATCTTCTCACAGGGATGAGGGAAGGAGCCTTACGGAAAGACAGTGGGAACTAGACAGAAAAGATGACAGCCCCTCTCCTGAATGAATCCCAACCCTTCCGGTGGAGAGCACAGAGTCCAAACGTCTCACGAGAGTCCATAGTTTTTCTCTAGTAAAACTgactgctcagagagagagagatgaagacagCAAATGATCCTTTTCTCCTCTGCACAGTGTAAGTCTGTATCTTTTGTGTGAGCAGTAGCTTTTATTCAGCATTTCTCAGAAAGTTGACAGCATCCCCACATCAGCACCTCTGCATGTGTACTCTGTACCTATCATTAGCGCCAGGCAGGGCCCGGCTTCCCGAGCCTGTGGTTTAGAGGAATAGTCATTTTCTGCAAAAAGCTGaatgaggcagagaaggaaaggataAAGAGAAAGACTTGGTTGGAAGACATACCTAAAATGCAGGCTAGAAACCCCGAGTTCCTAACTAGGAAAATCAGAGAGTGGCTAATAGAAGGGCCCCAGGGATCACCTTACAGAGCAGGGAAAGTCATTTAATTTTCCCACTAGCTTCAGCCTGTTCTTGTTGTCAATAGGCCTCCCAAGCTAACAACTTCATTCCTACTGGAATGTAAACCTTATTTCTGCCAACCTCCACAAACGAATGCTTTTGTATTTGGCCTGAAAGCTCACAAGTTAATTAGAAGCCAGTGGTAAGTGGAAGCCTGTTTGTGCCTGTAGGTTCAGGAGATAGGTAGATCCCGGTAGCTGGGGAAGCGGAACTGTAGAAGGGTGCCCAAAATCCAAGCATCAGTAAGTGCTGggagagacaaaaggaaaaatgaatgtgATTTTTACGAATTGATGTAGAAAGGGTCATTCATTGTGAGTGAGAACAAGATTCCcaatttaggagacagagaaaaaaatgagaaggagaaaaaaaaacccaccataggaaaaaaagaaaaggtacagaaaagagaaaacatgagaagcagcaaggaaaacaaagaagagaagaatgagggagggagaaaaaggggtgggggagaatgaaggaagggaatgagagaaacagacaaagaTGTGAAAATCAAGAAGAAAGCCAAATAAACTATTGAGATAGTCTATCATAGATGAAGTATCCTGCATCCAACACATGTCCCACATTCTCATGCCTAGTGGACCCCCTCCTTTTCCATGGCCAAGTCTCTTGGCATTCTTAAAGCCTTGCTTCAATATGTGTAATGACTCTGCCAggattttcttctccctcctaaaACCACTACCTCATGTGCAATGTTACAAAGTTATCCTTAGTACCACTTCCTAATGCTTCATCACAGCCCTGTGTCAGCAATGGGGAAATAATATCACCATACTAAACCTATGGGATGTTTAAAGAATGCTTTGTACCCTGTTGTATTCCCAGTGGTGCCAGTTCGTTATGAAAAGCCTATGCTGGCTGTGCCCTTGGTAATCGTGAAACAGcttccttgaaataaaataagaaagacatcATATTGGCTATAGGTTAGACTAATCTGCCTCTGTCCAGAAGTTGCCAAGGGCTGTGGAGATAACATATTGCACATTTGCTGTCCAAACATCAAGTCGAAAATCAAACAACTACTGTGGAGAACTTGTTGCCCTCATTATTGTCTTAAATTTTTGTGACATCAAGACCCCAGAGAAGACAGTTCCTGCCAACCAATTCAGTGCAGTGCCTAGAGCTCTCCAAGCCCTGCAGTAACAGCCACAACAGGCATGAAAGGCTAAGTGCCTTCTAGTGAACCCGTCCATGCTTATGACCCAGAAAATCCAGGCACTACAACCACATTCCCAATGCTATTGGAAATAGTatttctgaaaaggaaagaatgtaTTCTCACAGATTCTCACCATAGAGGGTGAGGCAGGCTGTCCCTGAGAGCTTCCCAGAAACAAAAGTATTGAAGAGACACATGTAGCAGCCCTCATCGTCCAGGGTTGTATTCCAGAAGGTGATGCTTGTGTTCCAGAGTCCCAGCTCAGTGATGTTTACCCTGTCTTTGTATGCAGGCTGGACTACAACTCCATGGGCTTTGCTGTAAGTGACCATGTTTTCTGGGCTCAcagctttctttttctgccaTGTCACAATCAAGGGTTCCTGGGAGAATTTCAGAGAACATCTTAAGGATGCAGGTGTGTGCAGCAGCTTTCTCTCATCCTGCGTCACCACTTCCactacaaacaaaaagaatatttctatatttagaaCCTCattacataatacatacacacatacattcacacacacacacacacacacacgtatggaCTTCTGGTAACAAATAATTTGGGAACAAATAGGATGAAACTCAAATACAGAAATGAACGAAAAaggcaaagacaaaaacaaaatgtatgtaCATGCCTATATGTTGGCAGAGAAATGTGTTTGATTTtaaaagcagaggcagaatataataacaaaaaaaatgcttAGAAACCAGAAACGATGAaaaatcactgtgagtttgaaaaTAAGTAGGATGACTGAGCAGGAAAATGCCAGCTGGAATAAGATTATTaggtgagttcatgtgtgtgcgcgcacacacacacacacacacatacacacacacacacaaacatacactacacacacacacacacacacacacacacacacacacacactacagaggaAGGAAACACCACAGAGGAGGGAAACATCACAGGCAAAGGAAGCATCACAGATGACACATGCTCTGGAAAGCAAGACTGGGCACAAACACACAAGGAGAATGATATACAGGATGATGCACTGGGAGGCTTGATGTACCCAACAAAATCAAGAGGTTTTGACACTGACTGATAATCTTCATATTCTCTATTTTCATTAGATGTTATagtaattatttcttctttacaatGCTGGCCTTTTATACATGACAAATAACTTAATGCATTAGTATCTATGTAATAAATAACCAATTGCAAATTACTGAACATTTGAGAAAGGGAATATAATAAAAGAGGAGTAATAAATGCTATACCCAAGAACTCACAACAAATGAATTCAGGCATTAAATCCATAAGCATTTTGGCATGAATATGGGTGAGTAAAAAAACAACATTGTAAATTAAAGATCtatatgggacaatggtcttgttgtaccctgtaaagatttgtcacttgtactggatTAATAAAATTCTggttggccaatagccaggcaggacatataggcaggatgaccagaacaggagaattctgggaagaggaaaggctcagtctgcagttgtcacccagactcacaggaagcaagatgagaatgtctcacagataaaaggtaccaagcaacatggctaacacaaacaagaattgtgggttaatttaagatgtaagagttagttcacAAGAAGACTGAGCCTGTtaaggtcaaccagtttataattaaagtaggcctctggcctctgtgtgtttctttgggactgaatagctgtgggaccaggcaggacagaaacctctgtcaacaaatgatgcccATCTATAACCAGAGATTGTTCTTAtgtttccaggccacccagacccgaatattTATACAGAATCTATATCaatcacaacactgcttggtctattagctcaggcttattattaactaactcttaaattaacccatttctattaatctgtgtattggcacaaggctgtggcttactggtaaggatctggcatctgtctccttcagcagctacatggcatctctttgactctgcctactctctatatatcctTTCCAGCCTtcatattctaccctgccataggccaaagcaattttactaattaaccaataaaagcaacacatttacagaaggacatcctgCATAAGTTCTAGAGAACAAGAAATATAAAATCTTAATACTGTCCAACTTAGCAGATAGCTACTACTGAATGAGGAATTAGCAGACCAGAAGGCCAGGCCATGGCATTCCCCCAGAATGTCACACATAGGGATATTTATAAGCAAAGGATTAAagtaaaactcaaaaaaatagaCGTATGCATTCTAACATTTACCCAATAGGACTTttcatatgttaaaaaaaaagattataaaatgatGAAGGGAGCAATCCAACATCAGACaacatattattaataaaatctcaTGTGCCTGACAACCTAACCCTGAGATATATAAAGCAATTACAATAGCAACTTATAAATTTAGTCATAGTATTAGTGATTCCTATACATCTCTCAGAACCCTCAAATCCATGGTTTTAAATCATTAAGGCAAAAATTCAAGTATAatgtagaaaatataaacatgttCATATGTGGTCTTATATTTAATTTGAATATACTAGATCTATATGTCatcatatgtgtttatatttatggatatatattACTCAGATATGTATACTAATTAGCGAGAGAATGTATAATCTTTTCaaagcacacataaaatatttccCCAAACTGAATTTGAAATTAGCCTTAAAAATTTACTCTTTCTGAACACTATTTACACTGCAATAAACCAGAAATTCCCTCCAATCCTTCTCAACTCTATAGCTAATTTCATAGCAAGATTCATAAATTATCATAATCAAATGGTAACCAGAGCATGATGCACTGAGTGGCTGTAAAACCTGAAAGTATCTATCTGATGGGCAGCTTTAATGCTAACTACATTTACTGGGTACCAAAGAGA from the Arvicola amphibius chromosome 10, mArvAmp1.2, whole genome shotgun sequence genome contains:
- the Cd200 gene encoding OX-2 membrane glycoprotein isoform X3, whose product is MRAATCVSSILLFLGSSQGQPASPSMPIVFLHYSYFEDHLNITCSATARPAPAIAWKGTGTGIENSTESHFHPNGTTSVTSILRVKDPKNQIGKEVICQVLHLGTVIDYKQTLDKGFWFSVPLLLSIVSLVILLVLISILLYWKRHRNQERGESSQGMQRMK
- the Cd200 gene encoding OX-2 membrane glycoprotein isoform X2, coding for MVTYSKAHGVVVQPAYKDRVNITELGLWNTSITFWNTTLDDEGCYMCLFNTFVSGKLSGTACLTLYVQPIVFLHYSYFEDHLNITCSATARPAPAIAWKGTGTGIENSTESHFHPNGTTSVTSILRVKDPKNQIGKEVICQVLHLGTVIDYKQTLDKGFWFSVPLLLSIVSLVILLVLISILLYWKRHRNQERGESSQGMQRMK
- the Cd200 gene encoding OX-2 membrane glycoprotein isoform X1, whose product is MGNPVFRRPFCHLSTYSLIWGMAAVALGTAQVEVVTQDERKLLHTPASLRCSLKFSQEPLIVTWQKKKAVSPENMVTYSKAHGVVVQPAYKDRVNITELGLWNTSITFWNTTLDDEGCYMCLFNTFVSGKLSGTACLTLYVQPIVFLHYSYFEDHLNITCSATARPAPAIAWKGTGTGIENSTESHFHPNGTTSVTSILRVKDPKNQIGKEVICQVLHLGTVIDYKQTLDKGFWFSVPLLLSIVSLVILLVLISILLYWKRHRNQERGESSQGMQRMK